A portion of the Sphaerochaeta pleomorpha str. Grapes genome contains these proteins:
- a CDS encoding hemolysin III: protein MDELTNVFADFQKQVKEISDHAPQVHKIEFSAKLKNGTSFNFNFNSDTFNRQPRSERNYKPVSVFNAIVDIIGASGAIFLLVYLIITIETYHPTFGSSAIWSILAFSFFIAFFTISSVYHLFDKDSPVQPVFYSVSESLKIVTLASVNICYVLLVNPEKFIPAVLGTLGLAAASFLFLSIGTHGGLRASLAFTTLLPFVSLLGKITLLSVSTAILLALWSLINLLVKPSQKVRTNTVFAIMGMISLALNCFLVLEI, encoded by the coding sequence ATGGATGAATTGACTAATGTTTTCGCTGATTTCCAAAAACAGGTAAAAGAAATCTCAGACCATGCCCCTCAGGTTCATAAAATTGAATTCTCAGCCAAATTGAAAAACGGAACGTCCTTTAATTTCAATTTCAACAGCGATACCTTTAACAGGCAACCAAGAAGCGAAAGGAATTACAAGCCTGTTTCTGTGTTCAATGCCATTGTTGATATTATCGGGGCCTCTGGTGCAATTTTCCTGCTTGTCTATCTTATCATTACTATTGAAACCTATCATCCAACCTTTGGGTCATCGGCGATCTGGTCAATTTTGGCATTCAGTTTTTTCATTGCTTTCTTTACGATATCCAGTGTCTATCATCTTTTTGACAAAGACAGTCCGGTACAACCGGTTTTCTACAGCGTTTCAGAATCATTGAAAATAGTAACCTTGGCTTCGGTCAATATCTGTTACGTGCTGCTTGTAAACCCAGAAAAGTTCATACCTGCTGTCCTGGGAACCCTTGGCCTTGCCGCTGCCTCTTTCCTCTTTCTTTCAATAGGTACCCATGGAGGTCTTAGGGCTTCACTTGCCTTTACAACGTTGCTTCCTTTTGTTTCGCTCCTTGGCAAGATTACCTTGCTTTCGGTCAGTACTGCAATTCTGCTCGCCCTTTGGTCTTTGATTAATCTTTTGGTAAAACCATCCCAGAAAGTGAGGACCAATACTGTTTTTGCCATTATGGGGATGATTTCCCTCGCTTTAAACTGTTTTTTGGTTTTGGAAATATAA
- a CDS encoding lysophospholipid acyltransferase family protein produces MKPLSHFLHGIYRKVVKLSLQLNYDFQTWQEEPLPPGPKIFCSNHFSSSDVHFVTTLMKDPLHVVIGPGFGIPVVGSFLGWTEQVKALSPEDRKKVVDVAVSYLKEGDSIYIFPEGRLNTQQELDVFRPGIARMYLKNPVPIIPIGLIAPKRRVKYKRSKTAGRQMTVVSRNYYANVGSPMEFPQAIELAKTDQKQAEQLICDALKEQVSRLIAEIKTDKFWS; encoded by the coding sequence GTGAAGCCACTGAGTCATTTCTTGCACGGAATTTACCGAAAGGTCGTGAAATTAAGCCTTCAGCTGAATTATGATTTCCAGACCTGGCAGGAAGAACCGTTGCCTCCGGGACCGAAGATTTTCTGTTCAAACCATTTCAGTTCCAGTGATGTACATTTTGTCACTACGTTGATGAAAGACCCCTTGCATGTAGTCATTGGTCCAGGGTTTGGCATTCCTGTAGTCGGCAGTTTCCTTGGTTGGACAGAGCAGGTAAAGGCCCTTTCTCCGGAAGATCGCAAGAAAGTTGTGGATGTTGCCGTCTCCTATCTCAAAGAAGGTGATAGTATCTACATTTTTCCTGAAGGTCGGCTCAATACCCAACAGGAATTGGATGTTTTTCGTCCAGGCATTGCAAGGATGTATTTAAAAAACCCTGTCCCTATTATTCCTATTGGTCTCATTGCCCCCAAAAGAAGGGTAAAATATAAACGATCAAAGACCGCGGGCAGACAAATGACTGTTGTTTCGCGCAATTACTATGCAAATGTAGGAAGCCCCATGGAGTTTCCCCAGGCTATAGAATTGGCAAAGACTGACCAAAAACAGGCCGAGCAACTTATTTGCGATGCTCTCAAGGAGCAGGTATCCCGCCTTATTGCCGAAATTAAAACCGATAAGTTTTGGAGTTGA
- a CDS encoding ABC transporter ATP-binding protein encodes MYSLETKNLNGGYHHNAVFSGFSLSIPEHKFVALTGPNGSGKSTLLKYFYKQLLPQEGVAYVEGLDVSSLKQKEIARILGFVPQNGKIEYGFTVREAVSMGRYVYNGEDASHAVDRAMEDCDIANLSDKSVTEISGGELQRVLLARALCQDAKILLLDEPVNHLDVKHQRKMMNLLRRLVDRGLSVVCVLHDLLLVQVYSDEVILLRKGKIMAEGSIETVITKENLLKVYGVHSHEVFDPMLDKFLWMPTWY; translated from the coding sequence ATGTATAGCCTGGAAACTAAAAACCTCAATGGGGGATATCATCACAACGCTGTTTTTTCAGGATTTTCACTTTCCATTCCCGAACATAAATTTGTAGCCCTCACTGGACCGAATGGCAGCGGGAAAAGCACGTTGCTTAAATATTTTTACAAACAGTTGCTTCCCCAAGAAGGTGTTGCCTATGTCGAAGGTTTGGATGTCAGTTCACTGAAGCAGAAAGAAATTGCCAGGATCCTCGGTTTTGTTCCCCAGAACGGAAAAATCGAATACGGGTTTACGGTGCGTGAAGCCGTCTCCATGGGACGGTATGTCTATAACGGCGAAGATGCTAGCCATGCGGTCGACAGGGCCATGGAAGACTGTGACATTGCAAATCTGAGTGATAAAAGCGTTACCGAGATATCGGGAGGTGAATTGCAACGGGTCCTGTTGGCCCGTGCCCTCTGCCAGGATGCAAAGATTCTTCTTTTGGATGAGCCGGTCAACCACCTTGATGTCAAACACCAGAGAAAAATGATGAATTTGCTCCGTCGTCTGGTTGATAGGGGTTTGAGTGTCGTTTGCGTACTCCATGATTTGCTTTTGGTACAAGTATACAGTGATGAGGTGATCTTGCTGCGGAAAGGGAAAATCATGGCTGAAGGTTCCATCGAAACTGTAATCACCAAGGAAAATCTGCTCAAAGTATATGGTGTACATTCCCATGAGGTGTTTGACCCGATGCTTGATAAATTTCTCTGGATGCCTACCTGGTACTAA
- a CDS encoding FecCD family ABC transporter permease, protein MKRHLSTIFTFCIILLGFTSLTLGPAKISFADTLATFLGNETDPSFPYIIFNLRLPRVLAAIFCGTILGSSGAVFQSALRNPMADPFVLGVSSGASFGVALAITLGYASVLGLPFSALLGALLTTLFIFLIGSHTKVSQTTLILTGVAANYILSAGMTLLMFLNHEQYDRILFWTLGSFSSSTWSQVGFTFVCSLICIIPLYIRHRDLDMLLLDEGSALSGGLPMGKARILLLLLSTFGVATCVSFFGVIGFIGLMAPHIIRILIGPNHKNLLLPTSLLGSLLLLGSDTLSRCLLQSGEMPVGVITSLLGAPLFVWMLRKGRHSYV, encoded by the coding sequence TTGAAACGTCATCTTTCCACCATCTTTACGTTTTGTATCATTCTGTTAGGTTTTACATCTCTCACGTTGGGACCAGCGAAAATTTCCTTTGCTGATACCTTGGCAACGTTTCTGGGAAATGAGACAGACCCTTCCTTTCCTTATATCATTTTCAATCTTCGCCTTCCCAGAGTCCTGGCTGCAATTTTCTGCGGGACCATTCTGGGAAGTTCCGGTGCGGTTTTCCAATCTGCACTGAGAAACCCTATGGCTGACCCCTTTGTTTTAGGTGTTTCGAGCGGAGCTTCCTTTGGGGTCGCCCTAGCCATAACACTTGGGTATGCCTCGGTGTTGGGACTCCCCTTCTCTGCCTTGCTAGGAGCCTTGCTCACCACCCTTTTCATTTTCCTGATCGGTTCCCATACAAAGGTCAGCCAGACCACCTTGATCCTTACCGGGGTCGCTGCAAACTATATCTTATCTGCAGGTATGACACTGTTGATGTTTCTCAACCATGAACAGTATGACCGGATCCTATTCTGGACCCTGGGAAGTTTTTCATCCAGCACCTGGTCGCAGGTAGGTTTTACCTTTGTTTGTTCTTTGATCTGCATCATCCCCTTATATATCAGGCATAGGGATTTGGATATGCTGCTCCTTGACGAAGGGTCTGCCCTCAGCGGTGGACTGCCGATGGGCAAAGCAAGGATTCTCCTCCTGTTGCTTTCAACGTTCGGGGTCGCAACCTGTGTTTCATTTTTTGGGGTAATAGGGTTTATAGGCCTTATGGCTCCCCATATAATAAGGATTCTCATCGGGCCAAACCATAAGAACCTGCTTCTTCCCACCAGCCTGCTCGGTTCTTTGCTGCTACTTGGGAGCGACACGCTTAGCCGATGTCTGCTTCAGTCTGGGGAAATGCCGGTTGGGGTTATCACCTCACTGCTTGGTGCCCCCCTGTTTGTCTGGATGCTTAGAAAAGGTAGGCACAGCTATGTATAG
- a CDS encoding ABC transporter substrate-binding protein, producing the protein MKKCKLLIICIALLSSNLALFSQPQAEVKNVGQTYIDSLGNEIALLPTPMRIVSLAPNVTETVAALGALDRLVGRTDYCNFPAEVASLPSIGTLYNPSVEKLIALRPDLVLASSFVSDQLITALQKASIKVVCINKQESFEGTYALIEDIALIIGKEAEGQRLVDSMKRNVAKVLEASKDLSKPRVYYMVDFGSFDGTATGDTFISQMITMAGAINIAQDATKWTYSKELLVKQNPDLIIVSPRWGETAEETLSLFSTTKPYSDLSATKKGAFILVDSDMLSRQGPRSADALIALTKAIHPEVSL; encoded by the coding sequence ATGAAAAAATGCAAACTATTGATTATCTGCATAGCCTTGTTGAGTAGCAACCTGGCGCTGTTCTCACAACCTCAGGCAGAGGTGAAAAATGTAGGACAGACGTACATTGACAGCCTTGGCAACGAGATAGCTCTTTTACCAACACCAATGAGGATTGTAAGCCTGGCCCCGAATGTCACAGAGACAGTAGCAGCTTTGGGAGCACTTGACCGGCTTGTAGGCAGGACTGATTATTGCAATTTTCCTGCTGAGGTTGCTTCTTTGCCAAGTATCGGGACACTGTACAACCCTTCGGTTGAAAAACTCATAGCATTGAGACCTGATTTGGTACTTGCAAGTTCCTTCGTAAGCGACCAGCTGATCACAGCTCTGCAGAAAGCTTCCATTAAGGTAGTGTGCATCAATAAGCAGGAATCCTTTGAGGGAACGTATGCTTTGATCGAAGACATTGCCTTGATTATAGGAAAGGAAGCAGAGGGACAACGCCTAGTCGATTCCATGAAACGAAACGTTGCAAAAGTATTGGAAGCTAGCAAGGACCTCAGTAAACCCCGGGTATATTATATGGTCGATTTCGGTTCTTTCGACGGGACTGCCACCGGCGATACCTTTATCAGCCAGATGATTACCATGGCTGGGGCAATAAACATTGCCCAGGATGCTACAAAATGGACCTATAGCAAGGAATTACTGGTAAAGCAGAATCCCGATTTGATCATTGTCAGCCCAAGGTGGGGAGAAACGGCAGAGGAAACCCTCTCCCTCTTTTCAACGACAAAACCCTACAGCGATTTGTCTGCAACCAAAAAAGGTGCATTTATTCTAGTCGACTCTGACATGCTGAGCAGGCAGGGACCCCGGAGCGCCGATGCACTGATAGCCCTGACAAAGGCTATCCACCCTGAGGTATCCCTTTGA
- the rnhA gene encoding ribonuclease HI, with product MEYAQIEIYTDGGCSGNPGPGGWAYVLRADGVFEKEASGGSKATTNNRMELTAVIEALKACLSYNPKKVIINTDSQYVRNGITSWIAKWRTNGWRTASKEPVKNKEYWVALDTLNQQLPVTYNWVKGHAGIELNERCDSLVRNEMDAILRG from the coding sequence ATGGAATATGCACAGATAGAAATCTATACTGATGGTGGTTGTAGCGGCAATCCCGGTCCTGGTGGCTGGGCTTATGTACTTCGAGCCGATGGCGTTTTTGAAAAAGAGGCCAGTGGCGGATCAAAGGCTACCACCAATAATCGAATGGAACTGACAGCGGTCATCGAGGCTTTGAAGGCCTGTCTTTCCTATAACCCTAAAAAAGTAATCATCAATACCGACAGCCAGTATGTGCGAAATGGGATTACCTCCTGGATTGCCAAGTGGAGAACAAACGGATGGCGTACCGCTTCCAAGGAACCAGTAAAGAACAAAGAATACTGGGTTGCATTGGATACGTTGAACCAACAGCTTCCTGTCACCTACAATTGGGTAAAAGGACATGCTGGCATTGAATTGAATGAACGGTGTGATTCTCTTGTGCGCAATGAAATGGATGCAATTCTCCGGGGGTAG
- a CDS encoding chromate transporter, protein MKWMQFSGGSSMDSEKPSLWSLYISFVKIGGLTFGGGLAMLPMLQKEVVEKHHWATEDDLLDCYAVGQCTPGIIAVNTATMLGYRKRGILGGIVATLGEVTPSLVIITFLSALLKQLEGNLIMEQAFTGIRVAVCVLIAQAILKLYKKSIIDIPTIILCALTIIGTVFLGFSPIWFIFLGITYGLLVQKLKRGKAK, encoded by the coding sequence ATGAAATGGATGCAATTCTCCGGGGGTAGTTCCATGGATTCTGAAAAACCTAGTCTCTGGTCCCTGTATATTTCTTTCGTGAAAATCGGGGGGCTTACCTTTGGCGGAGGGTTGGCCATGCTTCCTATGCTCCAAAAAGAAGTAGTTGAGAAACACCATTGGGCAACCGAAGATGATTTGCTCGATTGCTATGCAGTAGGGCAATGTACCCCGGGGATCATCGCGGTCAATACTGCGACCATGCTAGGCTATAGAAAGCGAGGTATCCTGGGGGGAATCGTCGCCACTTTGGGGGAAGTAACCCCCTCGCTGGTAATCATTACCTTTCTTTCTGCCTTATTAAAGCAGCTTGAAGGGAACCTAATCATGGAGCAGGCTTTTACGGGGATCAGGGTAGCAGTCTGCGTCTTGATAGCGCAAGCAATTTTGAAACTCTACAAGAAAAGCATTATCGACATTCCTACCATCATACTCTGTGCCCTAACAATCATAGGAACTGTTTTTTTAGGTTTTTCCCCTATATGGTTCATTTTTCTGGGTATAACCTATGGTCTTTTGGTGCAAAAACTGAAAAGAGGTAAGGCAAAATGA
- a CDS encoding chromate transporter — protein MIFLSLYFAFFKIGLFAIGGGLATLPFLYDLAETHPLWLTAKDIADMIAISESTPGPIGINMATYAGYLTAGPLGGIIATLGEITPSIIIIIVIARFLSKFDQNKYVKDAFYGLRAAVIGLIVYGGSKVFLVTLFHGTHLQYKEAILFVVLFILAQKGKKVHPLIWILIAAIAGIVFKLQ, from the coding sequence ATGATTTTTTTGAGTCTCTATTTTGCATTTTTTAAGATCGGCCTGTTTGCCATCGGAGGCGGCCTTGCAACCTTGCCCTTTCTCTATGACCTTGCAGAGACCCATCCTCTTTGGCTGACTGCCAAAGACATTGCCGATATGATAGCAATCTCTGAATCAACGCCAGGACCTATCGGTATCAACATGGCAACCTACGCCGGATACTTGACTGCAGGTCCTTTGGGCGGCATTATCGCAACACTGGGTGAAATAACCCCCAGTATCATCATAATCATCGTCATTGCAAGGTTTCTAAGCAAATTCGACCAGAACAAGTATGTCAAAGATGCTTTCTACGGATTACGCGCGGCGGTAATCGGCCTCATTGTGTACGGAGGTTCAAAAGTATTTCTTGTAACGTTATTCCACGGTACCCACCTGCAATACAAAGAGGCAATACTGTTTGTCGTCTTATTTATCCTTGCTCAGAAAGGCAAGAAAGTGCATCCGTTAATCTGGATTCTCATCGCAGCAATCGCTGGAATAGTGTT